Proteins from a single region of Urocitellus parryii isolate mUroPar1 chromosome 4, mUroPar1.hap1, whole genome shotgun sequence:
- the LOC144254594 gene encoding olfactory receptor 52L1-like, producing the protein MTLVSFPFSLSKSFMMALNNSSWRLPQPSFFLVGIPGLEESQHWIAFPLGVLYFLALVGNVTIIFIIWAEQSLHQPMYLFLAMLAAIDLVLASSTAPKALAVLLVHAHEIGYIVCLTQMFFIHAFSSMESGVLVAMALDRYVAICHPLHHSTILHPGTIGRIGMAVLVRGLILLIPFPILLQSLIFCQTTVIGHAYCEHMAVVKLACSETTVNRAYGLAVALLVVGLDVLAIGVSYALILQAVLKVPGSEARLKAFSTCGAHVCVILVFYVPGMFSFLTHRFGHHVPHHVHVLLATLYLLVPPALNPLVYGVKTRQIRHRVLRVFYVKGLV; encoded by the coding sequence atgacattggtttcttttcccttttccctctctaaGTCCTTTATGATGGCCCTTAACAATTCTAGCTGGAGGCTACCCCAGCCTTCCTTTTTCCTGGTAGGTATTCCAGGTCTAGAGGAGAGTCAGCACTGGATAGCTTTCCCCTTGGGTGTCCTTTACTTCCTTGCTCTAGTGGGCAATGTTACCATTATCTTCATCATCTGGGCTGAGCAATCCTTGCACCAACCCATGTACCTCTTCTTGGCCATGCTAGCTGCCATTGACCTTGTCCTGGCCTCCTCCACTGCACCCAAAGCCCTTGCTGTGCTCCTGGTCCATGCTCATGAGATTGGGTACATTGTCTGCCTAACCCAGATGTTCTTCATTCATGCTTTCTCCTCCATGGAGTCAGGTGTACTGGTGGCCATGGCTCTGGATCGCTATGTGGCCATTTGCCATCCTCTGCACCATTCCACCATCCTGCATCCAGGGACCATAGGGCGCATTGGGATGGCAGTGCTGGTGCGTGGATTGATCCTCCTCatccccttccccatcctccttCAGAGCCTTATCTTCTGCCAGACCACAGTCATAGGCCATGCCTATTGTGAACATATGGCTGTGGTAAAACTTGCCTGTTcagaaaccacagtgaacagaGCCTATGGACTGGCAGTGGCACTTCTGGTGGTTGGGCTAGATGTCCTGGCCATTGGTGTCTCCTATGCCCTCATCCTCCAGGCAGTGCTCAAGGTACCAGGGAGTGAGGCGCGACTCAAGGCCTTTAGCACATGTGGGGCTCATGTTTGTGTCATCTTGGTCTTCTATGTCCCTGGGATGTTCTCCTTCCTTACTCATCGCTTTGGCCACCATGTACCCCATCATGTCCATGTTCTTCTGGCCACCCTGTACCTCCTTGTGCCACCTGCCCTCAATCCTCTTGTGTATGGGGTGAAGACTCGGCAGATCCGCCATCGAGTGCTCAGGGTGTTCTATGTTAAAGGATTGGTCTGA